In Bradyrhizobium lablabi, one DNA window encodes the following:
- a CDS encoding chromate resistance protein ChrB domain-containing protein yields the protein MDDRKHSISPDALYARLGSEAAPIVVDVRRDADFAGADTLVADAFHCSPDDVEQWRTELPCGRQVVTYCIHGQAVSQGVATALRLMGLEANFLEGGIANWTEQGLPTRRNIGGSPGKWVTREHPKIDRIACPWLIRRFIDPNAEFIYVPKDQVVAVAQQMGGIAYDIDGVEFTHEGERCSFDTILRVYDIKDPALDHLATIVRGADTSRHDLSPQCGGLFAISLGLSANFPDDHEMLKHGMVIYDALYTWCRSLQAETHNWSAQAIGA from the coding sequence ATGGACGACCGTAAACATTCAATTTCCCCAGATGCCCTCTATGCACGGCTAGGCTCCGAGGCGGCGCCGATCGTCGTCGATGTTCGGCGCGATGCTGACTTTGCCGGCGCCGACACACTCGTGGCTGATGCGTTTCACTGCTCTCCCGATGACGTGGAACAATGGCGAACCGAGTTGCCGTGCGGCCGGCAAGTCGTCACCTACTGCATTCACGGACAGGCAGTTAGCCAAGGCGTAGCCACTGCGTTGCGTCTCATGGGATTGGAAGCCAACTTCCTGGAAGGCGGCATCGCGAATTGGACTGAGCAGGGATTGCCGACGCGCCGTAATATCGGGGGGTCTCCTGGCAAATGGGTGACCCGAGAACACCCGAAGATCGATCGGATCGCGTGTCCCTGGCTGATCCGGCGCTTCATCGATCCCAATGCAGAGTTCATCTACGTCCCGAAGGATCAGGTCGTTGCAGTTGCCCAACAGATGGGTGGGATCGCGTACGACATCGATGGTGTAGAATTCACGCATGAGGGCGAGCGCTGCTCGTTCGATACCATCCTGCGCGTATACGACATCAAGGACCCGGCGCTCGATCACCTCGCGACGATTGTCCGGGGCGCCGATACATCGCGGCATGATCTAAGCCCTCAATGCGGCGGCCTGTTCGCGATCTCGCTCGGTCTCTCGGCGAATTTTCCGGACGACCATGAAATGCTGAAGCATGGCATGGTCATCTATGACGCGCTCTACACTTGGTGCCGCTCTCTGCAAGCCGAGACACATAATTGGTCCGCGCAA
- a CDS encoding PepSY domain-containing protein, with translation MSARAVSQAVLYSMLMVGVFSPAHALTQQELIAKLESAGYSQIREIKSTAEGTSVKAMKDGKEVSLVVDSSGQIQERR, from the coding sequence ATGTCGGCGCGAGCAGTCTCTCAAGCGGTTCTTTACTCTATGCTGATGGTTGGCGTCTTCTCGCCTGCCCATGCCCTGACCCAGCAGGAGCTTATAGCCAAGCTTGAATCCGCGGGTTATTCGCAAATCCGAGAAATCAAATCCACCGCGGAAGGTACGTCCGTCAAGGCGATGAAAGACGGCAAGGAAGTGTCCCTCGTCGTCGATAGCAGCGGCCAAATCCAAGAACGGCGCTAG